The sequence GTGCTGAACCTGCTGGACAACTTCCTGATCAAGAACTGCAGCGAGACCCAGCACGAGAGCAAAGTGTTCTACCTGAAGATGAAGGGCGACTACTACCGCTACCTGGCCGAGGTGGCCACGGGCGAGAAGCGCGCCACCGTGGTCGAGTCCTCCGAGAAGGCCTACAACGAGGCGCACGAGATCAGCAAGGAGCACATGCAGCCCACCCACCCGATCCGGCTCGGCCTGGCGCTCAACTACTCCGTGTTCTACTACGAGATCCAGAACGCCCCGGAGCAGGCCTGCCACCTGGCCAAGACCGCCTTCGACGACGCCATCGCCGAGCTGGACACCCTCAACGAAGACTCCTACAAAGACTCAACCCTCATCATGCAGCTGCTGCGAGACAACCTCACTCTGTGGACCAGTGATCAACAAGACGATGAGGGAGGGGAGGGCAACAACTAAAAAAAAGAGGGGAAGGCATCACTCTCTTTTCTGGGGAAGAGAaggaaattgaaaaaaaaatgttttgttgaCATCGACGACATTAAAAAGATAAATAATATGGCTGGTGGAACTCTTGGTGGCAGCAGCTTTTGGCCAATCGTTTCCACGGCGGCAGCAGTTCTTTATTTTTCCAcaagttaaaagaaaaaaaaatcgaggcgaagggggaggggggtggtggtcagTGGGTTGAAGTCTTAGTTTGAATATATATAGAAATATATCTATATGAATATATAGTTGAGTGGGTCTCCCTCTTCTTGATTATCTTTTGACGTTTGCCAAAACCACTGAAAATGACAGTCAGTCAGGGGTGGTGGTTGTTGGATTGGCGTGACAGCCTTAGACTGGCTTATGGGCTGATATAGTTCAAACGGAAGCTGCTTAGTAATCTTTTTGGGGTAGTAGACATGCATTTGAAAGAGGTCTgatgtttaaaaaaatatcacaaaaaaataaacacttgaatgcgacagttaaaaaaaagagaaaaagttgTCAGTGATTTCAGTAAAACATTAAGATATTTAcagaatatataatataatgtgaTGGATTCAAAATTCCCCATCAGATTGTACATCATTCTCTAAATTTACTTTGGTCAATTGGTACCCATGTAATAATAGTGTTTAAATTCCACTAAAGGGGATGTTGCCACTTCAAATTCAACTCTTTCTAAACAAACGAGTTGATGAACTCGAAAAGAATGACTGTGCCATTTCCAGCCCTTTCAAGAGTTTCCTTGTGGATCTCTTACATAATGTTGTTACTGGACCCACTGATGACTTTTGAGGTCAAGGTACAATTACTGTTGGAGACTTAActgttaacaatagaaaataGGAAAAAAATATAGCAGCTTCAAGAGTTTGTGGTTTACTTCtgtgtttaatttatttttgcaCTTGCCTACTAAACTGTTTTGTCAGTGTAAGatcattacaacaatattatcAATGATTCAATATTGTGCATGCTGGTGATGTATTTATAAAATAGCTTGACTTTATTAACTTATACCTTGGGTGTTATGTATTCATATGGTTAAGAAGTAAATGGGCTTCAATTTGATTATTTATGATTTTTAACTTTCTATTGATTTAATTTTGTTATTAATTTGCTATACCAAAATTGTGATTGTTAAGAATAAATCAAACTGTTATGAGCGTTGCTGTTGTGACAtggaacatgtttttttttttcttttgttgatcTAAAATTCTCGGAGGTTTAGGGGGGAAACAGACAAATGCATCAGTGATTATCTTATATACTGGTGTTTgtcatggtaaaaaaaaaaacaattatgaCGTTGTTTAAACAATCTTTCGTTCTAAGAAAAGTATTTGAGTGCTTTTCCTGTCATGTTATACAATGAAACATGTACGGTTTAAATGATCGTGAAGTGTGTCTGTAAGGGACTAACACCATGGACCATAATTTATTTCCTGGCAGTATACacttatttttcttttctttgtacTTTTGttcgtttgtttttttaaccttATAGCTGTCTCCTGAGTGACAAATATCTTGAATGTGAGTCATTATGTAGCAGTTGCACACAAGCCTAAGTAATGATAACTatgataaataaaaaagaatttGACAAGGTTACAAGCGCAACTCCTGGTTCCCACTGGTCATGTCTATTGTTCTGCTGTCATTTTGCAAATGagcaaaagaagaagaaaaaaaacaaggatGATAAAATTTCTAAAACAAGACAGACAAGATATCATATATCAAAATGCagtttctttgtttgtgtttttatgtttgttattgtaagttttatttttttgtaaaacaCCTGTGTTTATCATTTGTGTGCCTGACCTTCTATTTGATTTCAGCCTTAAAGAAGTGTATGCACCATGTCACAGAAAcatgttgtgtttgtttattttcatgtttgttttggtttcttTCATTTGATAAGTTTGACCTCTGTGTCATTGACTCTTATTGACGAGTAATTGACTTTTCATAGAGGATTATGCAAATTCTGACAAGGAGCTACTTTATGTTTAGTTCTGTTATGCTtctatttcattcattcattcatgacaACGCAGTTTCTAGCAGTGGGGTCTCGGCCAAAATGTCAGCATAAGCTTGACGAGTTTGTTCTCTGTCAAAAATTTTGTGTTTTCTATGTTTTGAGCACATTAGCAATTCTGAGAACAGTcagtcatacatacacatactcaattTAACTAAATACTGACTCAAACAAGAACACCTCAAGAGCATGGCTGGGCTGGTGGTATAGGCACACAGTTTGTATTGTAGTGTTACGCACTTATTCAATAAATACCTCAGGTCTTGTCTCTCAAATGTTGTTTATCAGCAgcagtattttatttgtatttgctgCCGATCTTTGCTTTGCACATGAAGTGACCAATTTCTGAGACGGTAATACTGGCTTACCCAGCTCGTAATCAGACCagcgtttcccatacattgacttatttgtggcggcccaccacaatatcaacattgaccaccaccagggtaggaatttcacggcggccacgtggTTGcctcttgcgttggccgtgaggcccctttgaaaatcagaggtttacaggccacggtggccttggtgcccccctctttcaatattctgctttgcgtcctactaatagcgatttttatttagcctgtggcctgtcaaaataatcttagcattcacagcgcaaattaatttagtcttttacgcagtggagaaagtgacagtgcaagaaagaaagtgtgtccaaattcacccattcatctccgttgaactactcgcgaagtagcctattcatcacacagacatcacaaatatcacacgaaagagctttttctcagcttttaaacgatgttacccGATAATTGCTgagttgaacggttcgcgagaaaagtaaataatataattcaatgtaggctattcatacattctactgaaggttttgcgtcccatgatctcccaaCCCATTCAtttcggtggaatacttcacgaacccttcttttaacacacgacaaaccatatatcagaataaacagcagaccttaccgaacacaaaggtgtaaaacagtcccctgtacagttagccgttccagagtaatccagttttgaatttgcagtaaatttcgacatgcatggatgtctccaaatttgggctttaagttttacaatgtgtttaaattgttgcacatgatttcataacgggccaaatacaaaacaaatgttacaaatatcgcctagatattggtaaatcagaggacagctgactgagtttgtgaaagtagccttagcctaatgatcacaaaatgctaagcatgcatctaggctatttgagtttcttaaagctgagctgtggttgaattgttcaatacatgattttataacaggccaaatataaaataaatgttatatatagcctagatatctgtaaatattagatgatcagatgatttacagttctatgtaatatgtcatgtttcatctttttgtaatgtttcatatagtgatgcaggtctactgcagtgaataggctaaataaaactttgatcatttttatagcctactactgtatagttaactttggccttggtgccctgacatgtggcctttgtgccccccaccaaatatgtccaactgaaggccaagtggccttgcccccagaatggtgaaattccaagaccaccacacaatgatttttacAGGTTCTACTAAATTGGGCTTAAATCTTGTTAGCATCATAACCGCGCTGCGCTAAtctgttaaaaactgttgcattcaagttaattctgcaaacctaccaccacaaatataattcaattctgtgggaaacactgcagacaGTTGCTTTGATAAAAATGGGCGCACGTGGGAATGGCCATAAAGTTACATACAGGATAGACATGTCTTAAAAAAGGAGTCATCACTAAATTAAGTATATGGAAGGCTATAAAAGTGCATTATTTTGTAATAGCAGTGAATACAGGGAAAGATTATTCAGGATCCAGACTTGAGAGGTCTTTAAAGCAATGTTGGACTAGAAAACTACCAGCAATGAGAATAGTAATACATGTTTATGTACCAACAGCAAAACCCACCATTGAATGAATATCAAACCAACGTTAATTGATACTGAACTATGTGTACATGCAGTTCAAGAGACttttcttctactgtccttaatCACCATTCATGGCCTAGAGGTAGAAGATTTAAAGGCTTCTGAATTTAACCCAGCAAGCTGAAATAGGCCAGACAGACTGCACAAAGGGCATTCTAAAAGGCTCCTCTGAACGCTTCCTTGCAATAACCACTCATACTGGAGTTCCCCTGGCCTAACTGTGGAATAATTTGATTAGTTGGCCAGTCAGCatgttcagtttttttttttttcaccacatAGAAAACGTCCCACATAATTACAGGAGTTCTGTGAGAACATCCCCTGAGAGGAACTGATTTGCACACTGCACCGTGGAGTGCAAGAGTGACCTGGCTGATGAAGCTGTCAAATGCATAGACTTTCTATCGTGCCAGGTACTTAGTCACTGTTATGTAAAAGTAGAGtgaaatatatgtgtgtatgtatatacacacacatatacatacaaacatatggATCATAGGATCTAAAATCATTATCTCTTGATAAGGGTACAGACTAGAATTGGGGACATACCCTCTGCTGTGGTACTACCATCACCTTTTTAAGTTTGCTGGGGAAAGCTAAGGAACAGGTGTGGAGCTGGTTAGAAATAGAATCCTCTTTCTGGAGCTGTCTGTATCTCTTCTCAATAATTCATTCTGGTTACATCAGACTGAAAAAAAATCAAGAGACTCCATGCATGCaggctttatgaaacactgcaatcagttcaacaacaacaacaaaaaagataaGATACCTTTTTCATAAATAGGCTATGTTGCCATCACAATTTTATGTTACTAATGCACAAACAATTGTCTGTAATGGCTGTTGTTTCAAGAATGGAGCTAATCTTAATATAATTTTCACCATAGTGGGATTATAAAAGGAAATATCTTTCAGAAACAACCAGCAGCACTCTTTACTGACTGATTTTGTGCAATTGCACTAATCTTAACGCTGCCTTTAAAAATGGAAGACAATCTCCattaacatgtaggctacacacacacagtctcagttGAAAGCACTAGTAGTATCCCAACCTAATCCATCACTGGGTTCTCTGCATCTTTATGACTGAGAATGTGGACATAAATAACCCATAATGCCTTGCCAAACATCTCAGTCGAGGATGCTGTGTGCCTCGTCATGGGTTCCCACTGAGTGGCAGTCTAGCTCAGCTCTCCCTGATTGGTTGGTTTCTTAGAGACATGTAAGCTCCATACCCCTGGTGAGTTCTACTGTCCCAGGCCAGAGCAAGACTTTCATCCAATGTGGAAATTATAATACTGGGACATTATAGTGCTAAAATGTCAAATACACAATCTCCATTTTCATTGTGATcagtaaggttttttttttttttgtcttgagCCAAATGTCCCCCACTCTCCTTCCAGAGCGGAAGCTGCTCAGTGGTGTCTGAAGCTGGCTGCACCCTCTGGCTACACTCCTTGCTCATCCTCTCTCTGGCAACATATCCTGCTGCATTGCAGAGTATAgtgagatagaaagatagacaaagagaaacagtgaaacggagagagagagagagagagagagagagagagagggaacagcttttgctattattgtttttttcaccTACACCTGCCCATTGGCCTACATTATACTATCAGTCAACGTATGCTCTTAATCTCACAGCATGACCCTAATAATCCATCTGGTCCTGCTAATCCCTCAGTTTACACTCAGGTGTGTATAATCTATTGACGCGGCATGCGTCGACAGGAGAGGCATTTCATTATGTAATACAATTCCCCCGTGCATTTAAGCAGCTAGATTCGACAGCCTGGTTCTGATGTGTGTTACCAGACCAGATTGCgactcagtttttttttaaccgCACGTCTAAGAGAAGGCAAAGTCTGACACAACAGCCATACTCAGAGCGTGAGGCTGGTGAGTGGATGCAACCAGCTGCATGATGCTGTTAGCATCTCTAAATTATCTCTCCCACCTCCTtatatcatctctctctcacacacttgctcaccctctctatctctctttgcatctgtcattccctcttttactctctctctctctctctctccatttcttccatctctctctttctttctccactttctctttctctttatccaCAGTCCAGTAAGACTCGCAATCAATTATTCATGcacatctgtttattttatatgAGGGGTGGGAGCTTGCGTTGGCAGGCAGGCTGAGGTGGCCAACTGTTGGACGGCAGGGCTCACGAGCAGTGCTTCCTCCAGCCAGCCATGTACTACACAGCCCCACTGAGAGGAGCATGCCGGCACTTCCAGTGGCTCTGCCGACCAGCCAATGGCAGCGCAGCTTGGCTGCTCTGACAACCAATTGTGAGCTTGTTGCTAGGGCTGTGAGagacatcaccaccaccaccaccaccaccaccacctgccccctatcttacacacacactttcacacacacacacacacacacacacacacacacacacacacactcctcagctTAGTATAGACACCTACAGAAAACCTGCAAGGAGACAAGGGAAATGTACGCATCTGATTTTCATTAGAATTCAGtagcccatctctctctcctgcactctgGTGCAAGACAGTCCTCTGGGAACCAAGATATCAGCTGGGGTTTTCCCCACTGTATTAGCGCAATTACACTGGGAGTAGCCATCACCTTTAACTAAATTATTATATTCAGGTATattaatgtataatgtatatctgtacttttacaaTGTTAAGCACCTTGTCCTGGAACAATGCACAAAAGGTGCTAAAAAAATTTCTATACTTATATataaacgcacacaaacacacatgcacgcacatacatacatacagtacatgcatataaacaaagattacATGTTCTGTACTGCTCTTCTCCCATGATGTGTGGATTCTCTTAAATGGCTTCCAAAGATTGGATGACATTAACCTTTCATTCTGAGAGTGGACACATCTGTCCTTGTCCCTTCTCAGCCATCCTCTGTCTCCTAATGCATTCTCCTTGTGGTGACTGACACTGAGGCACCTCCTTCCTGTAGTGACCGTCAAAGCATCACCGAGGCTCCAATCACTGAGAGCCGGGGAAGGGCGAACGAACAAAGAGTTAATCTGCTGACCTCCAGGTTTCCTAGAGAGCAGGGACCTTGGTGAGATAAGGTTAAATGGAGTAGATGGATAGTCGCATTAGCTGTTGGAAATTAGCCTAAGGAAATGGACCATTTCTATCCTCTCTGTGTTAACTCTTTTTCCTTCATTCTTTCGCACtttccctatttatttatttatttatttatttatgtgtgtttgttttatcaaGCCATTCAAACATTTTATCAATGACTCTGTTTTGCTGTACACATCCTGCGTCCAGGACATGATGTGGCACCAATCATGGCGTCAAGAATAGCAATGCCACCTATTACCAATGGGGGGCAGAATACATGGTACTTTCTGTGTTGTTGCAAGCAGATCTGCACCATGACACAGGGATTGTTTTATGTCTCATCAATCTAAGCTACACTTGAAAGATGAATGTTTGGATTTGCGTGTGTTTTTTGAAAATTGAATTCTGAATATGCAGGCAGGTGTCTGTGGCAACTAGGAATATCacaattgttgttgtttttttaacagatTTGGAGGAAAGTTTTGAAAGGGCATTTGTATTTAATCAGGTCCCTTACAATGTAAAATTAGTTCCATAAATATTTAGTCTCACCAATTGAACAGCCAAATCCTCCCAGTCTTGTATGAATTATGAACACAGGTTATATAATCCCCTACATAAAAAGCACTTAAAAAGAAACATTCCCGAGGGAACTGTCAAAATTGTTCCTAAAAATACAGCAGACCTTCTATAAATAACCTGTACCTGGCAGACTCACAGTGGCTTCAGGGTAGTCCCTCAGCATCGTTTTGACAAGCAGTCCCAATCTACCATTTACTTGTCCAGAGGATGTGCCTTGCCAAGGAGTGACCCGCCAGCACCCGACCACTGAGCCACTGCAACATTATGGCGTATATCAGCTACAATTAACGCTGGCACTGTATTGATTTTGATAGGCTAATGCCAGTGCCGCAGACTCCAGCAGAATTTAAGTACTTGAAAGGCGAGGCAGAATGAAAGTGGAACATCCTGGTTTTGTTGTGAACTGAGAGTAACTGTGTGATACATTAGAGAGTTCTAAGTCAGAGAgttcttgttttgtttctgcAAATTTATCACAGCCCTGGGCAAACACAGCTTGTCCGATTAGCAACCATAGTCCATTACAATGCCCCAAAGTACAGTTCTTACTGGGAAGTATGACAGCAGctaagaggggaggagagagtgcatgtgaCGAGGAAAGCAGAATGCTGAGATGCAGGAGGCAAAGGAATTTGAATGATAATGGAGGTTCAGCCCTtcaagtctctctctttttcttctctttagTATTGGGTGTATTTGTATTTATCatactctatttctctcttcatctttgACATCAACATTGGTATTTTGCAAAATAAAACTTCACTTTACTCTGAACTTCTAAAACAGATTTTTATTAGTTTCTAGTTTGCTGTTTTGAAGCATTTCAGTACAGACACTGGTTTTGTACAATGTATCACTCATTTCACTGGATTAGATAACAAACTGGTTACGTATATGCTTGATTTACTTCTCACTGATTGCTGACATGATGACAACCTGgacaggaaaaaaacaacattgcataccaaaatgtaaaaataaggAACCAAAAGCTCGGCTAGTGAGCTGGGTAGATGTGTGTCAGCAGCTGGATCATGGGGTCGAACGATGGCTCCTCTCCCATGTGGCCTGGTGATTCCTGTTTATTTCTTCATCTTGGAGACGGGGATGGACACCTCGCCTGCTTGCAGAGCAGGCTTAGGAAGAGGAGCCTCAATGGTCAGCACACCctcaggtgagagagaggaggtgaccTTCTCAGAGTCAACAGTAGGGGGCAGACTGCATCAACAAGAGAGGGTGTCATTGGCCAGTAGGTTATTAACACAATTCCCTATTCAAGTGCCTATTCAAATGCTTTATTGAAATTCAATAAACATGTGCTAGGATGTAGTAGATTGTAGACAGTTTTTAAAAGAAATGATCCACTCACGTGTATTTCCTAGTGAAACTCCTGCTGATGAATCCATGGTCATCCCTTCTCTCCTCGTGTTGccctaaagaaagaaagaagataaATGGTCCGGTTCATGCGTGTAATCTGATTCTGAAGTTACATCATAATGGGTTGTAGTAGGAGACAATAGGAAATAAAGTGATTAAACTGTAAAGCATGCATTTAGGTTCTAAATAAAacctttacattacatttaactTATATGCCACT is a genomic window of Alosa sapidissima isolate fAloSap1 chromosome 15, fAloSap1.pri, whole genome shotgun sequence containing:
- the ywhag2 gene encoding 14-3-3 protein gamma-B is translated as MVDREQLVQKARLAEQAERYDDMAAAMKSVTELNEALSNEERNLLSVAYKNVVGARRSSWRVISSIEQKTSADGNEKKIEMVRAYREKIEKELEAVCQDVLNLLDNFLIKNCSETQHESKVFYLKMKGDYYRYLAEVATGEKRATVVESSEKAYNEAHEISKEHMQPTHPIRLGLALNYSVFYYEIQNAPEQACHLAKTAFDDAIAELDTLNEDSYKDSTLIMQLLRDNLTLWTSDQQDDEGGEGNN